Genomic segment of Salvia hispanica cultivar TCC Black 2014 chromosome 2, UniMelb_Shisp_WGS_1.0, whole genome shotgun sequence:
tcactCTTGTGGATGACAAGAGAGCATGCAAAAGTTGTTGGAAAGTAAAGGTGGCACTTTAAATTTGAAGCCATCTTTGAAGATTTTGGCTACCCCATCCATATTTGAGCAATATGAAATCTTTTCAAATTAGGGTAGAGCTAAAAAATGATCCTCCCTTCTTcccataaatttaaatgattttttcattttaagttgttccataaaattagttattcCCTCTGCCTCTTGaaactaattttcttttttatctgtCCATAATCAATTGACATTCctacttttaatatttttggtaatagaTTTTGCATTTCACTATCTCAtttcactcaaattttattataaaaataagaccaatgttccattaacttttttcatccactttttcactacatttctttcttaaaattcgtatcaGTCAAATGATGCCAATTAGttggggatggagggagtaacttctattttgatttattttctctttttaataaggcgagtctcatttttcatgAACAATACTTTTTATCAGATTTCTTCTgatctctcttacttaatcaattatattttcttcccaaaagtgtttaattttatgggacagaaggaatatttatgtttattaatgtggtatttgaaaaaaaatagtagtttATTTGATGATTATTTAGCTTGATTTACATGTATTTTGTGACTCGACCTATGAGTTATGATGGAACGATCATAAAAATGGTTCTTTTTTTTGGACCACTAGAATAATGGATTGCATTCTTTCGAGTTATAATCACTATATgctttcttcctttttttttcctttacaCCCTCTTTTTAGGTTCTTTTTCGTTAAATTGTTGTTTTGCTTTCACTTGGAACCGCATATAATTTGATGTGGCCTTTTCTTTGTAATCAACCAATAAACCCATATAGGTGTTTATCCATTTGATGTGGCAACGTactcaattttataaacaattaCTTTTTGAGCATCAATATGCCAAATTCATTAATCAAATCATCATAATATCTTTGGTCtatattcttcttttatttagtatatttAAGAATCTTAGAAAGATATCCTTtttaaagtatataaaaagtgagttttagagaggattttttcttttactagaAAAAGAATAGCAAATATAGTTTGTTCTTTTTGGTGTTTTTGGGGATGTAACGAGACCATAAATTTAGACGGAGTAGACTAGCTCACGATACTTACGGAAAATTTCAATACATAATTTGGGGCAATAGTTGTTATACTCATTCCCATCGTCCATGATTTGGAGTCTTGGTGTggcatttcggtccgtccgtGACTAAGATtcttaattacttttattttaattttgtgttaaatATAAGTTGatcattagtttattaataAAAGGAGTATTATCTAAGGTAACATCATTACATGACTAGGAAAAAAGTATcgtttgtaattaattaagaggTGATTATGTGATGGTTATAATAATAAGGTTGAAATAGAGTAAACTGTaaggtcatattataaaattaaaataattagtggCATAATCTTTTCAGGATATCAGTAATTTCTATATGCTGATCATGTGACAATTCCGATCAACGTAATAACTGAACATGAatccaattttaaattaatcttaaCTTTAAATACACTCATTGCAACTAAGAAACAAAACATAGGTAGTTATTTaatctaaataattaaattaagttttttCCTCAAGCTATCAGTTCTTCAAAAGCCCACCACCAGATAGACTAAAATGAATTTCTTGAGCTTATGTCaaatattgtttgttttacattccaaaattcaaatctgTTGAATAGTATTTGTTAATTAGGTAATTGGTCGTTGTAATACCATCTTTGTTTATGACTGATGATGTAATTGGGAGGGAGAATTTATGAatcatggattcaagaaagaGTAGTTGCGGTCGTCAAACGTCAACTATTAGTACTACTCTTTCTCCTATTTttgatgtgttgttgtgtCGTGTGTGTGTAATTTTGCTAATGGGTTAATTACGTTTTTGTTGTGTGGCCGTGTGAGTTGGataaatctaaattatttttttatgattaactTTGATTACTGAATTTGTTAGAATTGATGACTTTTGAAAGTTTCTTGTGTGGTTCTAAAACAgtattttgaaacatttttttctggTCTCAAACTTATTCATTTAAGGTGGTAAATGAATCACGAATTCAAGATAAAGAAAATGGTCGGGTAGAAAAAGTGATActccattaaaataaatgaaatgtttaTTAGGCTAAATTATTTACCAATAAGATAAAATGCCATTTGTACccttatcatttttataatgcTGAATTGATTGATAATTAATCAAGCTAAACTGAGTATTAGTTAACTAATGataaatgaaatcaaattagttaattaatcaattaattattaaataaggTAAATTAATTGGTATGCTTTTCTGCAAATCAATTAGTCACTGATTTAAGCAAATTTTGCTTattaatgaatatattaactaattagtacttgtaattaattgatgattaAATAAGTCAAATGATGGCCAGTTGTCGAACACAGATTCACCAACCAAAAACTGCATCAACCCAGAAATGGAGAAAATCTGTGGAATCGAGCCCATAAACACTGAAATCATAATTgaaatcaacaaatttgaaatcGAAAGGCCCATTAAATGTCAGCCCAAGAaaggaatatatattttattcatatattttttattttgataatttgtttattcatttttatgccTTTGGTCTAATATTTCCGCACCGTGTCCGACTCTGCATTCAATTCACAAATacgaaaatttcatcattcaaTCACCAGATTCTAGAACGCCGTAGCTTAagcaattatataattaatcaatcaaacaGTTCGCGTGCATCATGACTCCCCACTAAATAAGTCTTCCCAGCTCTCTTCTGTTTCACATCAAAATCCCCCAATCATCCTCGTTTCCCCATTCCCCTTCTCGATTGCGTTGGCGCGTGAAGAAATCGGTCCCCCAATTCGTGATTTTGAGAAGAGGTGTGGTATTCGATTCCAATTTCCTTGGGGGCGTCGGTAAAGTTTCGATCTTGACATCCGCCCCTCAATTCCGATTTCCCCCAATCCAAATGGTCTGTTTCGATACCTCGATTTCGGTTGAACATCACATAGGTATGGCTAAATCTGTTAATTCAGCCGACCCTTGTTCGAAATCCAAGCAAATCAACCACCACTCGCACAAGAGTAGGAGAAATCCAATCTCCTTCAATCAGCTAAACATCCCCGCCTGCGATCAATCTCGCTACGCCGTGATCGATGTCGCGATCCTGATCGCTGTAATCGCCTCCTGCGGCTTCCTAATTTACCCCTATGCTCGAATCCTGGCCCACAAAACCATGGAACTCGGTGAGGAGGTGGTCGACGTGGTGAGCGAGGAGATCGTCCGTGCGCCCATGGTGTTCGGCTGCTTAGGGCTCAGCATTCTGTTCGCGGCGATGGCTCTCGTCGC
This window contains:
- the LOC125203795 gene encoding uncharacterized protein At5g19025-like, giving the protein MVCFDTSISVEHHIGMAKSVNSADPCSKSKQINHHSHKSRRNPISFNQLNIPACDQSRYAVIDVAILIAVIASCGFLIYPYARILAHKTMELGEEVVDVVSEEIVRAPMVFGCLGLSILFAAMALVAIAICTDNRCGKPGCRGLTKAAEFDIQLEAEESLKKCGCLSEASLKKGLFELPRDHHKELEAELKKMAPPNGRAVLVFRARCGCSVGRMEVLGPRRLSRKLKK